In one window of Chiloscyllium punctatum isolate Juve2018m chromosome 11, sChiPun1.3, whole genome shotgun sequence DNA:
- the LOC140483009 gene encoding uncharacterized protein isoform X2, which yields MERRIDSDRRKIKNPSTSSEEQKTRDRGKRSRSRSSSTTSSSSSSSSSLSSSSRSRSRSSSRDSQKRSKIKKRKKEKQHKKGGKKEKIKKHKKKKSVCSGPVQISKFLKDRDKSDAYSMITGKRIKMKVKKTKGDKERDRNRAELLQFLNSAM from the exons ATGGAGAGAAGGATAGACAGTGACAGAAGGAAAATTAAGAATCCCAGCACATCTTCAGaagaacagaaaacaagagacagAGG aaaacgaAGCAGAAGTAGGTCCTCCTCCACGACATCATCATCAAGTTCATCCTCTTCAAGTTTGTCGTCATCCTCAAGAAGCAGGAGCAGGTCGAGTAGTAGAG ATTCCCAGAAACGATCAAAAAtaaagaaaaggaagaaagaaaaacaGCACAAAAAG GGGGGgaagaaagagaaaataaagaagcaCAAGAAGAAAAAGAGTGTGTGTTCTGGGCCTGTTCAGATTTCTAAG TTTCTGAAAGACAGGGACAAAAGTGATGCATACAGCATGATTACAGGAAAGAGAATAAAAATGAAAGTTAAGAAGACCAAAGGTGATAAAGAG AGAGACCGAAATCGAGCTGAACTCCTTCAGTTCCTGAACTCTGCAATGTAG
- the LOC140483009 gene encoding uncharacterized protein isoform X1, which yields MERRIDSDRRKIKNPSTSSEEQKTRDRGKTKRERKRSRSRSSSTTSSSSSSSSSLSSSSRSRSRSSSRDSQKRSKIKKRKKEKQHKKGGKKEKIKKHKKKKSVCSGPVQISKFLKDRDKSDAYSMITGKRIKMKVKKTKGDKERDRNRAELLQFLNSAM from the exons ATGGAGAGAAGGATAGACAGTGACAGAAGGAAAATTAAGAATCCCAGCACATCTTCAGaagaacagaaaacaagagacagAG gaaaaacaaaaagagaaagaaaacgaAGCAGAAGTAGGTCCTCCTCCACGACATCATCATCAAGTTCATCCTCTTCAAGTTTGTCGTCATCCTCAAGAAGCAGGAGCAGGTCGAGTAGTAGAG ATTCCCAGAAACGATCAAAAAtaaagaaaaggaagaaagaaaaacaGCACAAAAAG GGGGGgaagaaagagaaaataaagaagcaCAAGAAGAAAAAGAGTGTGTGTTCTGGGCCTGTTCAGATTTCTAAG TTTCTGAAAGACAGGGACAAAAGTGATGCATACAGCATGATTACAGGAAAGAGAATAAAAATGAAAGTTAAGAAGACCAAAGGTGATAAAGAG AGAGACCGAAATCGAGCTGAACTCCTTCAGTTCCTGAACTCTGCAATGTAG